Proteins found in one Zea mays cultivar B73 chromosome 1, Zm-B73-REFERENCE-NAM-5.0, whole genome shotgun sequence genomic segment:
- the LOC100285440 gene encoding phosphomethylpyrimidine synthase, chloroplastic isoform X1: MAALQPSFSPAMTLKSSCSALKFPKTALLSGFGGIPRLQDAQDRNTSVAYLIPKAASVTDQSIAEPPKTKQNRHTVDPTAPEFLPLPSFEECFPRSTKESSEIIHEESGHVLKVPFRRVHLTGDQKHFDTYDTSGPQNISPRIGLPKIRKEWIDRREKLGSPRYTQMYYAKQGIVTEEMLYCASRENLSPEFVRTEVARGRAIIPSNKRHLELEPMIVGRNFLVKVNANIGNSAVVSSIEEEVHKLQWATMWGADTVMDLSTGRHIHETREWIIRNSPVPIGTVPIYQALEKVNGIAENLSWEIFRDTLIEQAEQGVDYFTIHAGVLLRYIPLTAKRMTGIVSRGGSIHAKWCLTYHKENFAYEHWDDILDICNQYDVALSIGDGLRPGSIYDANDSAQFAELLTQGELTRRAWAKDVQVMNEGPGHIPMHKIPENMEKQLEWCNEAPFYTLGPLTTDIAPGYDHITSAIGAANIGALGTALLCYVTPKEHLGLPNRDDVKTGVISYKISAHAADLAKGHPYAQAWDDALSKARFEFRWLDQFALSLDPVTAMAFHDETLPSEGAKVAHFCSMCGPKFCSMKITEDIRKYADENGYGTVEEAVIQGMNAMSAEFLAARKTISGEQHGEAGGEIYVPESYAAQK, translated from the exons ATGGCTGCACTGCAACCCTCATTTTCACCAGCAATGACTTTGAAGAGTAGCTGCAGCGCCCTGAAGTTCCCAAAAACTGCACTGTTATCTGGTTTTGGTGGCATTCCACGCCTTCAAGATGCGCAAGACAGGAACACTAGCGTCGCTTATTTGATCCCCAAGGCTGCTTCAGTGACTGACCAGTCAATAGCAGAGCCACCAAAAACCAAGCAAAATAGGCACACAGTCGACCCAACAGCTCCAGAATTTCTGCCACTCCCATCTTTTGAAGAATGCTTTCCAAGGAGTACCAAAGAATCAAG TGAAATCATCCACGAGGAATCAGGTCATGTCCTCAAGGTTCCATTCCGGAGAGTCCATTTGACTGGAGATCAGAAGCACTTTGATACATATGACACCAGTGGTCCTCAAAATATAAGCCCAAGGATTG GACTCCCAAAGATAAGGAAGGAATGGATTGATAGGAGGGAAAAGCTGGGTAGTCCTCGGTACACACAAATGTATTATGCTAAACAGGGAATTGTAACAGAGGAGATGTTATACTGTGCCAGCCGTGAGAACCTTAGTCCTGAATTTGTTCGGACAGAAGTTGCCCGTGGACGAGCCATAATTCCTTCCAACAAGAGGCACCTGGAATTGGAACCCATGATTGTTGGAAGAAACTTCCTTGTAAAGGTGAATGCAAATATTGGGAATTCAGCTGTTGTGAGCTCCATTGAGGAGGAAGTTCACAAGCTCCAGTGGGCCACGATGTGGGGAGCTGATACTGTCATGGACCTTTCAACAGGGCGACATATCCATGAGACGCGGGAATGGATTATTCGCAACTCTCCGGTTCCTATTGGGACTGTTCCTATTTACCAAGCACTTGAGAAAGTAAATGGTATTGCTGAAAATCTGAGCTGGGAAATTTTTAGGGATACCTTGATTGAACAAGCTGAGCAGGGCGTTGATTACTTCACAATCCATGCTGGTGTCCTGCTTCGTTACATTCCTCTTACAGCAAAGAGAATGACGGGCATAGTTTCACGTGGTGGCTCAATCCATGCAAAATGGTGCTTAACTTATCACAAGGAGAACTTTGCATATGAACATTGGGATGACATTCTTGACATATGCAATCAGTATGATGTGGCATTATCAATTGGTGATGGTTTGAGGCCTGGTTCcatttatgatgcaaatgatagTGCACAGTTTGCAGAACTGCTGACTCAAGGTGAACTAACACGTCGAGCATGGGCGAAAGATGTGCAG GTGATGAATGAAGGCCCGGGTCACATCCCAATGCATAAAATTCCTGAAAACATGGAGAAACAGTTGGAGTGGTGTAATGAAGCGCCTTTCTATACATTGGGTCCTTTGACAACTGATATTGCACCTGGTTATGATCACATCACTTCAGCCATTGGTGCTGCCAACATTGGAGCTCTTGGCACTGCACTTCTTTGCTATGTAACACCAAAGGAGCACCTTGGGTTGCCCAATCGTGATGATGTCAAGACTGGTGTAATATCCTACAAAATTTCTGCTCATGCTGCTGATTTGGCGAAGGGTCATCCCTATGCACAAGCTTGGGATGATGCACTTAGCAAGGCAAGGTTTGAGTTTAGATGGCTTGACCAATTTGCTTTATCTCTGGATCCAGTAACTGCTATGGCTTTCCATGATGAAACATTGCCCTCTGAGGGTGCCAAAGTGGCACATTTCTGCTCAATGTGTGGGCCCAAGTTTTGTTCAATGAAAATCACGGAGGATATCAGGAAGTATGCTGATGAAAATGGTTATGGAACAGTAGAGGAAGCTGTGATACAAGGAATGAATGCTATGAGTGCTGAATTTTTGGCTGCAAGGAAAACAATTAGTGGGGAACAACATGGTGAAGCAGGAGGGGAGATCTATGTACCAGAAAGCTATGCAGCTCAGAAATAA